One Gossypium raimondii isolate GPD5lz chromosome 3, ASM2569854v1, whole genome shotgun sequence genomic window carries:
- the LOC105794533 gene encoding uncharacterized protein LOC105794533: MGVSGFIKGFNLLHRTKPRIRLHPYGYIQRRDFSDTKILNSNDSLLPVLIVGAGPVGLVLSVLLTKFGIKCTVLEKNKGFSKHPQAHFINNRTMEVFRKLDGLAEEIQRSQPPVDLWRKFIYCTSLTGSILGSVDHMHPQDFEKIVSPISVAHFSQYKLTRLLVKLLENLGFGIHTLEGPDSLDHEPLRGGEILMGYECVSFDTTDECVTATVSFSKEGKLLTRKIQSKILIGADGAGSMVRKLVGIDLKGEKDLQKLVSVHFWSKDLGRYLLNERPGMLFFIFNTEVIGVLVAHDLTQGEFVLQIPFYPPQQNLEDFSPEICKKLILKLVGQELSDIDVIDIKPWVMHAEVADRFVCGNNQIMLCGDAAHRFPPAGGFGMNTGIQDAHNLAWKIASLLNGVAPTSILATYETERKPIAVFNTALSVQNFRAAMAVPATLGLDPTVANSVHQVINKGFGYILPSDMQKAILDGIFSIGRSQLSEFILNENNPLGSSRLAKLRHIFEEGKSLQLQFPAEDLGFRYLEGALVPDGDDVVPAPELPTGRRRDYVPCADPGSRLPHMNVKVLSNFPSEETISTLDLVSENKVEFLLIIAPMEESYNLAQAAFKVAEEYKVSTKVCVLWPADTVTRVQPGSKAKLAPWKNYIDVIEVKRSLDSSSWWSTCHMTEQGAILVRPDEHIAWRSKSRAVGDLYSKMKIVFSTVLGFESMNS; the protein is encoded by the exons CTCTTCTTCCTGTTCTGATCGTTGGTGCAGGGCCTGTTGGCCTCGTTCTCTCTGTCCTTCTCACCAAATTTG GGATAAAATGCACGGTTTTGGAGAAAAACAAGGGGTTTTCAAAGCACCCACAAGCTCATTTTATCAATAATCGAACTATGGAG GTGTTTCGGAAATTGGATGGATTAGCAGAGGAGATTCAAAGGTCACAACCACCTGTAGATTTATGGAGAAAATTCATATATTGTACTTCACTAACTGGCTCTATCCTAGGTTCAGTGGACCATATGCATCCTCAAG attttgaaaaaattgttaGTCCAATCTCTGTTGCACACTTCTCGCAATACAAGTTAACTAGGTTACTTGTTAAACTGTTGGAGAATCTTGGTTTCGGTATTCACACGTTAGAAGGTCCTGACAGCCTTGATCATGAGCCACTCAGGGGAGGGGAAATCTTGATGGGGTATGAGTGTGTCTCCTTTGACACAACTGATGAATGTGTTACTGCAACTGTTTCCTTTTCCAAGGAAGGTAAGTTGTTGACAAGAAAAATTCAATCTAAAATTCTTATTGGCGCTGATGGTGCTGGAAGTATGGTACGGAAGCTCGTTGGAATAGATTTGAAAGGCGAAAAAGACTTGCAAAAGCTTGTGAGTGTTCATTTCTGGAGCAAAGACCTTGGAAGATACCTGCTTAATGAGAGGCCTGGGATGCTATTCTTCATTTTCAACACCGAAGTTATTGGGGTTCTTGTTGCTCATGATCTTACTCAAGGGGAATTTGTATTACAG ATCCCGTTCTATCCTCCTCAACAGAACCTGGAAGATTTCAGCCCAGAG ATATGCAAGAAGTTAATACTCAAATTGGTTGGTCAAGAGCTTTCAGATATAGATGTGATTGACATTAAGCCATGGGTGATGCATGCTGAAGTTGCTGACAGATTTGTTTGTGGCAATAATCAAATAATGCTCTGTGGAGATGCTGCCCACCGTTTCCCTCCTGCTGGTGGTTTTG GGATGAATACAGGAATCCAGGATGCTCATAACCTGGCTTGGAAAATTGCTTCTCTACTGAACGGTGTTGCACCAACTTCCATACTTGCCACATATGAAACAGAACGTAAGCCG ATTGCTGTTTTCAATACAGCTCTTAGTGTTCAGAACTTCAGAGCAGCAATGGCAGTTCCTGCAACTCTTGGTCTTGATCCAACTGTTGCAAATTCCG TTCATCAAGTTATTAATAAGGGGTTTGGTTATATTTTACCATCTGACATGCAGAAGGCCATTTTGGATGGAATTTTCTCAATTGGCCGTTCACAACTTTCagagtttattttaaatgaaaataaccCACTTGGGTCATCAAGGCTTGCTAAACTAAGGCATATTTTTGAAGAAGGAAAGAGCCTTCAACTCCAATTTCCTGCTGAGGATCTTGGATTTAG ATACCTTGAAGGAGCACTTGTTCCAGATGGTGACGATGTTGTGCCTGCTCCAGAGTTGCCAACTGGTCGTAGAAGGGATTATGTTCCCTGTGCAGATCCAGGGTCAAGGCTACCCCATATGAATGTTAAGGTTTTATCAAATTTTCCAAGTGAG GAAACCATTTCTACACTAGATCTTGTATCTGAAAACAAAGTCGAGTTCCTTCTTATTATAGCACCAATGGAGGAGTCTTATAATCTTGCTCAAGCTGCCTTTAAGGTTGCCGAGGAATATAAAGTTTCGACCAAGGTATGCGTACTATGGCCAGCTGATACTGTTACCAGAGTTCAGCCTGGGAGCAAAGCAAAATTAGCACCTTGGAAGAATTACATAGATGTTATAGAGGTCAAAAGGTCATTGGATTCATCGTCATGGTGGAGTACTTGTCACATGACGGAGCAAGGGGCCATTCTAGTCAGGCCAGACGAGCACATTGCTTGGCGTTCAAAGTCAAGAGCTGTTGGGGATCTTTATTCAAAGATGAAAATAGTTTTTTCTACTGTTTTAGGTTTCGAGTCAATGAACAGTTGA